A stretch of the Sphingobacterium thalpophilum genome encodes the following:
- a CDS encoding RNA polymerase sigma-70 factor, which produces MQDSEYATLSDGILVDLIRRDDERAFSVIYKRYSVPLYIHANRFIRDREETKDILQKVFVKIWDIRGKLPADIKLSSYLYQVVKNELINHISHSKVVDRYLDSMSSFAVSYVSDTDHAIREKQLQAIIEREIENLPEKMREIFQLSRTHYLSHREIAEKLGISEKTVKNQISNALKLLRNKLPLLLFILAFFPDRP; this is translated from the coding sequence ATGCAGGACAGCGAATACGCCACACTATCCGACGGGATTCTGGTCGATCTGATTCGCCGGGATGACGAGAGAGCTTTCTCTGTCATTTACAAGCGTTACAGTGTTCCTTTGTACATTCATGCCAATAGATTTATCCGCGACCGTGAGGAAACAAAAGACATCCTGCAAAAAGTCTTCGTTAAAATCTGGGATATCCGCGGCAAGCTGCCAGCGGATATCAAGCTATCTTCCTATCTGTATCAGGTCGTGAAAAATGAATTAATTAATCATATTTCTCATAGCAAAGTAGTGGACAGATACCTGGATAGCATGTCATCCTTCGCCGTCAGCTATGTTTCGGACACAGACCATGCAATCCGCGAAAAACAGCTGCAGGCGATCATTGAAAGAGAAATTGAGAATCTTCCTGAAAAGATGCGTGAAATATTTCAGTTGAGCCGTACCCATTATTTGAGCCACAGGGAGATTGCCGAAAAACTTGGCATCAGTGAAAAAACCGTAAAAAATCAGATTTCAAACGCGCTAAAATTATTGCGCAACAAGCTGCCTCTGCTCTTATTTATTCTTGCATTTTTTCCAGACAGGCCCTAA
- a CDS encoding SusC/RagA family TonB-linked outer membrane protein, which yields MRFQLFCILFLVLFLQTATALHGQNKINLNVKRASLEEILQQVRSQTGYDYVIRPEHNRSFSPLTISLNDLELSEVLGLCFQGQPLGFIVRNNTIIVTDSQQQRTINGIVTDTQQKPLAGATVRIKGTHNQTLTNSKGVFVLANVPSNAVLEISYLGYELRQIDLSGTAASNLGPLFVLKPQIAALDEVSVMANTGYQKLDPGKTTGSLVVIDEKKIQQSPALSLMERLEGQIPGVQFDTKTHNILVRSPNTFSGSTSTPLIVIDGFPAMEQQLTANPTGSGNRLSATGSSAGILNNFNPDDIASITVLKDAAAASIWGSRAANGVIVIETKAGKMGKNSIHFSSIFGTSAPPSLHDLRTMNAAEYIDFEKEMFDNNFYYDPTSGWRAPNRSDAIMTMFRAKRGEISLAEQNTILSQLAQTDNRQQIRNELLQAAQNQQYNLSFNGAVQGARYYASAVYSKDRPIYRENNTNNMSLTFNVENSYFNQRLKVALGINHTIQKSNVNGAAIRAISPGTYGLTPYNLLLDQNGQRISRYYAFTPAVAQERFESQGYLPWSYNHIDELTQSNDHYDNNLTRFTGQLSYRAYSWLNATLSGSYQKGLRNMQSLRDKNSYEMRDLINTGTTINSDGKLIYGVPLGGKYVTSNNKMDDYSLRFQLDGSKTFHDIHQVDVFAGSEIRQSQAMGYLQTRYGFDKDTYQSTVINPTVPYKDIYGGSKTLNIQDAPINIDRIRYLSYYANAGYTLLSKYFLSSSIRFDDATIIGVDRSKRAKPFWSAGLRWDLHKENFMKTIPWINMLSWRGSIGTGGSVPKDGTSFTLYSASITDFFTQLPTGSIVIPANQMLGWETTRTFNTGLDLTAINNRLTINLDYYSKRSYGIVASVPYNSTYGWSSLSFNTSNMKSHGIDINIQGQIVQKAGWQWNSALNLSYSDNKVTDDRFPNTLKTPEQTSTPIEGYPIDQLFAYRWAGLDNKGRSQIRDGQGNILDSETSTDDFSPADLLYMGRMSAPYFGGWTNTLSYKNFTFTARMTMKFGHKVRWREVNSTQYPSNTAGFDGYLPNSKALVDRWRQPGDEAHTDIPGVIHTNINSIQRFELADINVIDASHIRLQMLSLNYSFPASMLGNNRTIKSLSIGATATNLGLFWKKTGRDVDPEYMFDGSYSSMPPVTSYVFRVNMGF from the coding sequence ATGCGATTTCAATTATTCTGCATTTTGTTTTTGGTTTTGTTTTTACAAACCGCCACAGCCCTGCACGGCCAAAACAAAATTAACCTAAATGTCAAGCGAGCCAGCTTAGAAGAAATTCTTCAACAAGTGCGGTCGCAGACCGGATACGATTACGTGATCCGTCCCGAACACAACAGATCGTTCTCACCTTTAACCATTAGCTTAAACGATCTGGAGCTTTCGGAAGTGCTCGGACTCTGTTTTCAGGGACAGCCGTTAGGCTTTATCGTCCGCAACAACACGATCATCGTGACGGACAGCCAACAACAACGGACAATCAATGGTATCGTGACGGATACGCAACAGAAGCCACTTGCGGGTGCTACTGTCCGTATAAAAGGCACCCATAATCAGACACTGACCAACAGCAAAGGAGTATTCGTCCTGGCCAATGTGCCCAGCAATGCTGTTCTTGAAATCAGCTATCTGGGATACGAACTGCGTCAGATCGACCTCAGCGGCACCGCAGCCAGCAACCTAGGCCCCTTATTTGTCCTCAAACCGCAGATCGCGGCTTTAGATGAGGTATCCGTCATGGCCAACACCGGTTACCAGAAACTTGATCCGGGCAAAACCACAGGCTCGCTTGTGGTCATCGATGAAAAGAAAATTCAGCAAAGTCCCGCGTTGAGCTTAATGGAGCGGCTCGAGGGGCAGATACCGGGCGTTCAGTTTGACACCAAAACCCATAATATCCTGGTGCGTTCACCCAATACGTTTTCAGGTTCGACAAGTACGCCGCTGATTGTCATCGACGGCTTTCCGGCCATGGAACAACAGCTGACTGCCAATCCAACGGGCTCTGGCAATCGCCTTTCGGCCACGGGCAGCAGCGCGGGCATACTCAACAATTTCAATCCCGATGACATCGCCAGCATCACTGTCCTGAAGGATGCAGCAGCGGCTTCGATCTGGGGATCCAGGGCAGCCAATGGGGTTATTGTAATCGAAACGAAAGCTGGTAAAATGGGCAAAAACAGTATCCATTTCTCTTCGATTTTCGGGACCTCCGCCCCGCCCAGCCTGCACGATCTGCGCACTATGAACGCCGCTGAATATATCGATTTCGAAAAAGAAATGTTTGACAACAACTTCTACTACGATCCGACTTCAGGCTGGCGGGCCCCCAACAGATCCGACGCCATCATGACCATGTTCCGTGCCAAACGGGGAGAGATCAGCCTCGCTGAGCAAAACACCATACTCAGCCAGCTGGCACAGACCGACAACCGACAGCAAATCCGAAATGAACTGCTGCAGGCGGCTCAGAATCAACAGTACAACCTGTCTTTTAATGGAGCCGTACAGGGCGCCCGTTATTATGCCTCTGCGGTATATTCTAAAGACAGGCCCATATACCGTGAAAACAATACCAATAATATGTCGTTGACATTCAATGTCGAAAACAGTTATTTTAACCAAAGACTTAAAGTAGCTCTGGGCATCAATCATACCATTCAGAAAAGCAATGTAAACGGTGCTGCGATCCGCGCCATCAGTCCCGGGACTTATGGCCTCACGCCCTACAATCTGCTGCTGGATCAGAATGGGCAGCGCATCAGCCGCTATTATGCTTTCACACCAGCCGTTGCGCAAGAGCGCTTCGAAAGCCAGGGTTATCTGCCCTGGTCATATAATCACATCGACGAACTCACGCAGAGCAATGATCATTACGACAACAACCTGACCCGCTTCACAGGGCAGTTGTCCTATCGTGCCTATAGCTGGCTGAACGCAACATTATCGGGTTCTTATCAGAAAGGGCTACGCAATATGCAGAGCCTGCGCGACAAAAACAGTTATGAGATGCGCGACCTCATCAATACCGGCACCACAATAAATAGCGACGGAAAGCTGATATATGGAGTTCCACTAGGCGGTAAATATGTCACCTCAAACAACAAAATGGACGACTATTCGCTACGTTTTCAGCTCGATGGCTCCAAAACATTCCACGATATTCATCAAGTTGACGTATTTGCCGGTAGTGAAATCCGTCAGAGTCAGGCAATGGGTTATCTGCAGACACGGTATGGATTCGACAAAGATACCTACCAGTCCACGGTTATCAATCCAACAGTTCCCTATAAAGATATATATGGAGGCAGCAAAACGCTGAATATACAAGATGCACCGATCAATATTGACCGCATCCGCTATCTGAGCTATTACGCCAATGCGGGATACACCCTCCTTTCGAAGTACTTTCTAAGCAGCAGCATACGCTTTGACGATGCTACCATCATCGGCGTAGACCGGTCCAAACGTGCAAAGCCTTTCTGGTCTGCGGGGCTACGCTGGGATCTGCACAAAGAGAACTTCATGAAAACCATCCCCTGGATCAATATGCTGAGCTGGCGCGGTAGTATCGGTACCGGCGGCTCAGTCCCAAAAGACGGCACTTCATTCACCCTGTATTCGGCTTCAATAACCGATTTCTTCACCCAGCTTCCCACCGGCTCTATTGTGATTCCGGCCAATCAGATGCTGGGCTGGGAAACCACACGGACATTCAACACAGGGCTTGATCTCACCGCCATAAACAACAGGCTCACCATTAACCTCGATTACTACAGCAAAAGGTCTTACGGAATCGTTGCTTCAGTGCCCTACAACTCTACCTACGGCTGGTCCAGCCTGTCCTTCAACACCTCCAATATGAAAAGCCATGGTATAGATATCAATATCCAGGGGCAGATCGTGCAGAAGGCCGGCTGGCAGTGGAATAGTGCACTTAATCTCTCGTACAGCGACAATAAAGTGACCGACGATCGTTTTCCGAATACACTCAAGACGCCAGAGCAGACATCTACACCGATCGAGGGCTACCCCATTGATCAGCTCTTTGCCTACCGCTGGGCAGGCCTTGATAACAAAGGTAGATCGCAAATCCGCGATGGACAGGGCAATATCCTGGATTCAGAAACGTCCACAGACGATTTTAGCCCTGCGGACCTGCTTTATATGGGCCGCATGAGCGCTCCCTACTTTGGCGGCTGGACCAACACCCTGTCCTACAAAAATTTCACATTTACAGCACGTATGACTATGAAATTTGGACACAAAGTCCGCTGGAGGGAGGTCAACTCCACACAATACCCCAGCAATACAGCAGGCTTTGATGGATATCTGCCCAATAGCAAGGCCTTGGTAGACCGGTGGCGACAGCCCGGAGACGAAGCCCATACCGATATTCCCGGCGTCATCCATACCAATATCAATAGTATACAGCGCTTTGAACTTGCAGATATCAACGTGATTGACGCCAGCCACATCCGCCTGCAGATGCTTTCCTTAAATTATAGCTTTCCGGCCAGTATGCTGGGCAACAACAGGACCATCAAATCGCTGAGTATTGGTGCCACTGCAACCAACCTGGGGCTTTTCTGGAAAAAGACCGGACGCGATGTAGACCCAGAGTATATGTTTGACGGCAGCTACAGCAGCATGCCACCGGTCACAAGTTATGTATTCCGCGTTAATATGGGTTTTTAA
- a CDS encoding FecR family protein, translating to MREPLNIDNDLLKRYTKGQCTDSEAAFIEDWYIAHAEQLPDFDLSTPELQADIADSWTRIHTHIRSPKQSHTAWRKWIAAAASIAIIGFASYYLSVEQKPTSKYQDSSIQTTADKQSSTAREHTAAIHPASSGAVLQLSNGEQIALNRSNGSSSRKDHDILIDWSDTDQLVYQTDGSKNASRAMLSNTLIVPKGYTYKIVLADGTRVTLNADSKLIFPIQFTGSTREVTLEGEGYFEVSKRQISSGGRMIKQEFIVHAGQNAVQVLGTKFNVKAYKEDKQNSFTLEEGSIALNNPANPAPIILKPGQKIVQTGKEFELLEVDLSKDLSWKNGDFYFDSASVQEIMDQISRWYNIEVEYLGPVGQQRYISTISRKKTLQQVLEILETTTGIKFDIRNNEKERRLMVIP from the coding sequence GTGAGAGAACCGTTAAACATAGATAACGACCTACTGAAAAGATACACCAAGGGCCAATGTACCGATAGTGAGGCAGCTTTTATCGAAGACTGGTACATCGCTCATGCTGAACAGCTTCCAGACTTCGATCTGAGTACGCCGGAGCTGCAGGCAGATATTGCAGACAGCTGGACCCGCATCCATACTCACATACGTTCTCCGAAACAATCCCATACTGCATGGCGAAAATGGATTGCCGCGGCAGCCTCCATAGCCATTATCGGATTCGCTTCATACTACCTGTCTGTTGAGCAAAAGCCCACATCTAAATATCAGGACAGTTCGATCCAAACCACAGCTGACAAACAATCATCAACCGCCCGCGAGCATACAGCAGCCATACACCCAGCGAGCAGCGGTGCAGTCTTACAGTTGTCAAATGGGGAACAGATTGCACTAAATCGCAGTAATGGGTCTTCCAGTCGCAAGGATCACGATATCCTCATCGACTGGAGTGACACCGACCAGCTCGTTTACCAGACAGACGGGTCAAAGAATGCCTCCCGGGCGATGTTGAGCAACACGCTCATCGTTCCCAAAGGATATACTTACAAGATCGTGCTGGCAGATGGTACACGGGTAACGCTTAATGCAGACAGCAAGCTGATCTTTCCGATACAGTTTACGGGCAGCACACGCGAAGTGACGCTGGAAGGTGAAGGCTATTTCGAGGTCAGCAAGCGTCAGATCAGCTCTGGTGGCCGGATGATCAAACAGGAATTTATCGTCCATGCAGGCCAAAATGCAGTGCAGGTTCTGGGCACCAAATTCAACGTTAAGGCCTATAAGGAAGACAAACAGAATAGCTTTACCCTGGAGGAAGGCTCTATCGCGTTGAACAATCCGGCCAATCCGGCACCGATAATTCTCAAGCCCGGCCAGAAAATTGTACAGACCGGCAAAGAATTCGAACTTCTGGAAGTCGATCTTTCCAAAGATCTCTCCTGGAAAAACGGCGATTTTTACTTTGATTCTGCCTCCGTCCAAGAGATCATGGACCAGATATCCCGTTGGTACAATATTGAAGTAGAATACCTCGGCCCCGTCGGACAGCAGCGTTATATCAGTACCATATCCCGAAAGAAGACTTTACAACAAGTACTGGAAATACTGGAAACCACTACAGGAATCAAATTTGATATCCGCAACAACGAAAAAGAAAGGAGGCTGATGGTCATACCCTAA